One Malus sylvestris chromosome 14, drMalSylv7.2, whole genome shotgun sequence DNA segment encodes these proteins:
- the LOC126599484 gene encoding ATPase 11, plasma membrane-type-like, with protein sequence MGEKPEVLDAVLKETVDLENIPIEEVFENLRCSKEGLSSEAAEERLTIFGHNKLEEKQESKFLKFLGFMWNPLSWVMEAAAIMAIALANGGGKPPDWQDFVGIMTLLVINSTISFIEENNAGNAAAALMARLAPKAKVLRDGRWNEQDASVLVPGDIISIKLGDIVPADARLLEGDPLKIDQSALTGESLAVTKSPGDGVYSGSTCKQGEIDAVVIATGVHTFFGKAAHLVDSTNQVGHFQKVLTAIGNFCICSIAVGMVIEIIVMYPIQDRKYRPGIDNLLVLLIGGIPIAMPTVLSVTMAIGSHRLSQQGAITKRMTAIEEMAGMDVLCSDKTGTLTLNKLTVDKNLIEVFAKGVDPDTVVLMAARASRLENQDAIDTAIVGMLADPKEARAGIQEIHFLPFNPTDKRTALTYLDRDGKMHRVSKGAPEQILNLARNKSDIERRVHAVIDKFAERGLRSLAVAYQEVPEGRKESAGAPWQFVGVMPLFDPPRHDSAETIRRALNLGVNVKMITGDQLAIGKETGRRLGMGTNMYPSSALLGQDKDESIIALPIDELIEKADGFAGVFPEHKYEIVKRLQARKHICGMTGDGVNDAPALKKADIGIAVADATDAARSASDIVLTEPGLSVIISAVLTSRAIFQRMKNYTIYAVSITIRIVLGFMLLALLWKFDFPPFMVLIIAILNDGTIMTISKDRVKPSPLPDSWKLAEIFATGIVLGGYLAIMTVIFFWAAYKTDFFPRTFGVSTLEKTANDDFRKLASAIYLQVSIISQALIFVTRSRSWSFIERPGLLLMVAFIIAQLIATLIAVYANWSFAAIEGIGWGWAGVIWLYNIVTYIPLDIIKFMIRYALSGKAWDLLIEQRVAFTRQKDFGKEQRELQWAHAQRTLHGLQPPDTKMFTERTHFTELNQIAEEAKRRAEIARLRELTTLKGHVESVVRLKGLDIDTIQQSYTV encoded by the exons ATGGGGGAGAAACCTGAAGTATTGGATGCTGTGTTGAAGGAAACTGTTGATTTG GAAAATATACCCATTGAAGAGGTATTTGAGAATCTGAGATGTAGCAAAGAGGGTCTCAGCAGTGAAGCTGCTGAGGAAAGACTCACCATTTTTGGACACAACAAGCTTGAAGAAAAGCAG GAGAGCAAATTTTTGAAGTTTTTGGGTTTTATGTGGAATCCTCTCTCATGGGTTATGGAAGCTGCTGCCATAATGGCCATTGCTCTTGCAAATGGAGGG GGTAAGCCACCGGATTGGCAAGATTTTGTGGGTATTATGACTCTGCTCGTCATCAATTCCACTATCAGTTTCATTGAGGAAAACAATGCCGGTAATGCTGCAGCAGCACTCATGGCTCGTTTGGCTCCCAAAGCCAAG GTCCTTCGAGATGGAAGGTGGAATGAACAAGATGCTTCGGTTCTAGTTCCTGGTGATATAATTAGTATTAAGCTTGGTGACATTGTTCCAGCTGATGCTCGTCTACTTGAAGGGGATCCTTTGAAAATTGACCAG TCTGCACTTACAGGTGAATCCCTTGCCGTGACGAAAAGCCCTGGGGATGGTGTGTATTCTGGTTCTACTTGCAAACAAGGAGAGATTGATGCAGTGGTCATTGCCACCGGTGTCCATACCTTCTTTGGAAAAGCTGCTCACCTTGTTGATAGCACGAATCAAGTGGGCCATTTCCAAAAG gtCTTGACTGCAATTGGGAATTTCTGCATATGTTCCATTGCTGTGGGGATGGTAATAGAGATAATTGTCATGTACCCGATTCAAGACCGAAAATATCGTCCTGGAATTGATAACCTTCTTGTGCTTCTCATTGGTGGAATTCCAATTGCCATGCCGACAGTTCTGTCTGTGACAATGGCTATTGGGTCTCATAGATTATCACAGCAG GGAGCTATTACAAAGAGAATGACAGCAATTGAAGAGATGGCAGGCATGGATGTTCTTTGCAGTGATAAGACTGGAACTCTGACATTGAATAAGCTTACTGTTGACAAAAATCTTATCGAG GTTTTTGCAAAAGGAGTGGATCCAGATACTGTTGTGTTGATGGCAGCTCGAGCCTCCAGGCTGGAGAATCAAGATGCAATAGATACTGCTATAGTTGGGATGCTTGCTGATCCTAAGGAG GCACGTGCTGGAATTCAAGAAATACACTTCCTTCCTTTCAATCCTACTGATAAACGAACTGCATTGACTTATCTAGATCGTGATGGTAAAATGCATAGAGTTAGCAAAGGTGCACCAGAGCAG attttgaatCTTGCACGCAATAAGTCAGACATCGAGCGCAGAGTTCATGCTGTTATTGATAAGTTTGCTGAGCGAGGTTTACGATCTCTTGCTGTAGCATACCAG GAAGTTccagaaggaaggaaggagagtgCTGGAGCCCCGTGGCAATTTGTTGGTGTAATGCCACTCTTTGACCCACCTAGACATGACAGTGCAGAGACAATAAGGAGGGCGTTAAATCTTGGAGTGAACGTGAAGATGATTACTG GGGATCAACTGGCGATTGGAAAGGAAACTGGACGTCGCTTGGGGATGGGAACCAATATGTACCCTTCATCTGCTTTGCTAGGACAGGACAAGGATGAGTCAATTATTGCTTTACCGATTGACGAGCTGATAGAAAAAGCTGATGGCTTTGCTGGGGTTTTCCCAG AGCATAAATACGAGATTGTGAAACGCTTGCAAGCTAGGAAACATATCTGCGGAATGACCGGTGATGGAGTCAATGATGCTCCTGCCCTCAAAAAAGCTGATATTGGTATAGCTGTTGCTGATGCAACAGATGCTGCTCGCAGTGCTTCTGATATTGTGCTTACTGAACCTGGCCTTAGCGTCATCATTAGTGCTGTTTTGACCAGTCGGGCAATCTTCCAGAGGATGAAAAATTACACA ATATATGCTGTTTCCATCACAATTCGTATTGTG CTTGGTTTCATGTTGCTGGCTCTCCTATGGAAGTTTGACTTTCCGCCTTTCATGGTGCTTATTATTGCGATCCTCAATGATg GTACGATCATGACAATATCAAAGGACAGAGTTAAACCGTCTCCTCTGCCAGATAGCTGGAAGCTGGCCGAGATTTTTGCAACTGGAATTGTGCTCGGAGGCTACTTGGCAATAATGACTGTGATATTCTTTTGGGCAGCATACAAAACAGACTTCTTCCCA AGAACATTTGGGGTATCAACCCTTGAGAAAACAGCTAATGATGACTTTCGGAAGCTTGCCTCTGCTATATATCTACAAGTGAGCATTATTAGCCAGGCCCTCATATTTGTTACACGGTCTCGAAGTTGGTCGTTTATTGAGCGACCTGGATTGTTGCTTATGGTGGCTTTTATAATAGCTCAGCTG ATAGCCACCTTGATTGCAGTCTATGCAAATTGGAGTTTTGCTGCCATTGAGGGGATCGGTTGGGGTTGGGCCGGGGTGATATGGCTTTATAATATCGTCACATATATCCCTCTGGATATCATAAAATTCATGATACGTTATGCTCTGAGCGGGAAGGCGTGGGATCTACTGATTGAACAGAGG gtTGCTTTCACAAGGCAAAAGGACTTTGGAAAGGAACAACGTGAGCTTCAATGGGCACATGCACAAAGGACATTGCACGGGTTGCAGCCACCGGACACCAAGATGTTTACAGAACGAACACATTTCACAGAACTCAATCAGATCGCCGAAGAGGCCAAAAGAAGAGCTGAGATTGCAAG GTTGAGGGAACTCACTACACTGAAAGGTCACGTAGAATCCGTGGTGAGATTGAAGGGGCTCGACATCGACACAATTCAGCAATCATACACAGTTTAA